From a single Bacteroidia bacterium genomic region:
- a CDS encoding FtsX-like permease family protein: MSTQPPKRALSFLRWFCHKDHIEELEGDLWEVFESQAQQSEKKAARLFFWNVLLHFRPEYIRPLEGNYTLNNYGMYKNYLKIAWRSMLRQKLYSFINIGGLAIGLTCFLLISLYVQHELSYDRFYENAGRIYRVYQRMEGNTYLGSDKIAYTTVGLAPALVTEYPEVDHATTFRDQAALLGYNENNFYEEGIRADQHFLEVFGHPLLRGNPASVLEKDKSLVLTESLARKMFGEEDPMGKTVLYQNDEAFTVTGIMKDIPTNSSLKFSFLSSILSMEQYREEMAEDQWNNNDYYTFFTLTPNASPVALQDKFPALLQKYIKRNADYPFKDSYYVQSLSDLHLETGINFDIGLKGNAKYISLFTLTGILVLLLACVNYMNLAIARSIRRAGEVGLRKVIGATKGQVMGQFLGESVLIACLALIFSLVLTYYLSPVFGYILDRPIELNFLENIYLFPGLLGLVLIVGIFSGSYPAFRMSSVRPIQVLKGKMEGRVSGFTIQRWLTVGQYAVSIVLIISSFVIYRQFQFIHNKDLGYKTDHVLTISVLDWELPNHFGELENEWAANPNIISVTTTGELPANVTSGTLIRHIDAPKEDRFNIYRARVGYGYLDTYSIRLIAGRDFSRDIQSDREESLIINETAAKAFGWTPEEAIGKSVQDHKRRKIIGVVKDFHMHSMHMRIEPLMLEMRDTWFAFIGVKVRPENLGETMTFLEKSMGTYSPYPFEYKFLDETFDQLYRSDQKAGEMLGFFTILSILIASMGLFGLAAFTAGQRIKEIGIRKVLGASVNSIVTMLSLDFMKMVLWGFLMAIPIAGYVMSQWLQDFAYRIDLEWWVFVLAGGIAALVAFLTISFQSIKAATINPVECLKDE, encoded by the coding sequence ATGAGTACCCAACCGCCAAAAAGAGCATTAAGCTTCCTGCGTTGGTTTTGCCACAAGGACCACATTGAGGAGCTGGAAGGCGATTTATGGGAGGTTTTTGAAAGCCAGGCACAACAGTCTGAAAAGAAAGCCGCACGGTTATTTTTCTGGAATGTACTTCTTCATTTCCGGCCTGAATATATCCGCCCTCTGGAAGGAAATTACACGCTAAACAACTATGGTATGTATAAAAATTATCTCAAAATCGCGTGGCGGAGTATGCTACGGCAGAAACTGTATTCCTTTATCAATATCGGCGGACTGGCAATCGGACTAACCTGCTTTCTGCTGATTTCCCTCTACGTTCAGCACGAACTTTCCTACGATCGGTTTTATGAAAATGCAGGCCGGATTTATCGTGTGTATCAGCGAATGGAGGGCAATACCTATCTTGGTTCAGATAAAATCGCCTATACTACCGTTGGACTTGCGCCAGCTCTGGTCACAGAATATCCTGAAGTAGATCATGCCACTACCTTCAGGGATCAAGCTGCGCTATTAGGCTATAATGAGAACAATTTCTACGAAGAAGGAATCCGGGCAGATCAGCACTTTTTGGAAGTGTTTGGTCATCCTTTGCTTCGCGGCAATCCTGCTTCTGTTTTGGAAAAAGATAAAAGCCTGGTTCTTACTGAATCTCTTGCCCGGAAGATGTTTGGGGAAGAAGATCCAATGGGAAAAACGGTTTTATACCAAAATGATGAAGCATTCACGGTAACAGGAATTATGAAGGATATTCCGACAAATTCTTCCCTCAAATTTTCCTTCCTGTCCTCAATATTATCAATGGAGCAGTACAGAGAGGAAATGGCAGAAGATCAGTGGAACAATAATGATTATTATACCTTTTTTACCCTTACTCCCAATGCCAGTCCGGTTGCGCTTCAGGACAAATTCCCGGCACTTTTACAGAAATATATAAAACGCAATGCTGATTACCCTTTCAAAGACAGTTATTATGTCCAATCCCTTTCTGATCTGCATCTTGAGACCGGTATCAATTTTGACATCGGCCTGAAAGGGAATGCCAAATATATTTCTCTGTTTACGCTGACGGGGATATTGGTTTTGTTGCTGGCTTGTGTGAATTATATGAATCTGGCGATTGCACGATCTATCAGAAGAGCCGGTGAAGTGGGACTAAGAAAAGTGATTGGTGCAACCAAAGGACAGGTTATGGGACAATTTCTGGGAGAGTCGGTATTGATAGCATGTTTGGCTTTGATTTTTTCTCTTGTATTGACCTATTATTTATCGCCTGTTTTTGGATATATACTTGATCGCCCGATCGAACTCAATTTCCTTGAAAATATTTACCTGTTTCCGGGTTTACTTGGGCTGGTACTGATAGTTGGCATTTTCTCGGGAAGTTACCCGGCATTTAGAATGTCATCTGTTCGCCCGATTCAGGTGCTGAAAGGTAAAATGGAAGGTCGGGTTTCGGGTTTTACTATTCAACGCTGGCTGACGGTCGGCCAATACGCAGTGTCTATTGTGTTGATTATCAGTAGTTTTGTTATTTATCGACAATTTCAATTTATCCATAATAAAGACCTTGGCTATAAAACAGATCATGTATTGACGATTTCCGTGCTGGATTGGGAACTTCCCAATCATTTCGGGGAGTTGGAAAATGAATGGGCGGCTAACCCCAATATTATTTCGGTAACAACTACCGGTGAGCTACCCGCCAATGTCACATCCGGCACTCTCATTCGGCATATTGATGCACCCAAAGAGGATAGGTTTAATATTTACCGGGCGCGGGTAGGTTATGGTTATCTGGATACTTATAGCATAAGATTAATTGCCGGACGTGATTTTTCCCGCGATATCCAGTCTGACAGGGAAGAAAGCCTTATTATCAACGAAACCGCCGCCAAAGCTTTTGGCTGGACACCGGAGGAAGCCATAGGCAAGTCCGTCCAGGATCACAAAAGAAGAAAAATCATCGGAGTGGTTAAGGATTTTCACATGCACTCCATGCATATGAGGATAGAGCCTTTGATGCTTGAAATGAGGGACACCTGGTTTGCTTTTATAGGCGTAAAGGTAAGACCTGAGAATCTGGGGGAAACTATGACTTTCCTGGAAAAAAGTATGGGAACTTATTCTCCCTATCCGTTTGAATACAAATTTCTGGACGAAACATTTGACCAACTCTACAGATCTGACCAGAAAGCCGGAGAAATGCTGGGGTTTTTTACGATCCTCTCGATTCTGATCGCTTCCATGGGGCTTTTTGGTCTGGCAGCGTTTACTGCCGGACAAAGAATAAAAGAAATCGGTATCCGAAAAGTACTGGGTGCTTCAGTGAATAGTATCGTTACCATGCTCTCCTTAGACTTTATGAAAATGGTTTTGTGGGGATTCCTGATGGCTATACCTATTGCCGGATATGTCATGAGCCAGTGGTTGCAGGATTTTGCTTACCGGATTGATCTGGAATGGTGGGTATTTGTGCTGGCCGGGGGAATCGCTGCGCTGGTCGCATTTCTGACCATTAGTTTTCAATCGATTAAAGCGGCAACCATTAATCCGGTGGAATGTCTCAAAGATGAATAA
- a CDS encoding PadR family transcriptional regulator, which yields MKEASLGEFEELVLLLVAAQHDQAYGVSIWESLEQQLDKKINISAIHVALKRMEEKGFVSARFGGITQDRGGRRKKFYVITAFGKSMLDKQYDIRTSIYKQIPKISFS from the coding sequence ATGAAAGAAGCCTCACTCGGTGAATTTGAGGAATTAGTTCTCCTCCTCGTAGCCGCTCAACATGACCAGGCCTATGGCGTTTCCATCTGGGAAAGCCTGGAGCAGCAACTGGACAAAAAAATCAATATCAGTGCGATCCATGTAGCGCTTAAGCGCATGGAAGAAAAGGGATTTGTCAGCGCCCGTTTTGGTGGCATTACCCAGGATCGCGGTGGCCGCCGGAAAAAGTTTTATGTCATAACGGCTTTTGGCAAAAGTATGCTCGACAAGCAGTACGATATCCGGACGAGCATTTACAAACAAATTCCCAAAATCTCATTCAGCTAA